GTATAGCTTTAAGGATATAAATGAAAAGAGAAATCCTCTCCTATCGGATGTTTCCGATATGGAGAGGATTTGAGTTATTGTACTTTTGCACTTGAATTTCTACTCTGTTTGGACTTGCAGTCAAATGGTTTATTCAATAGGACTCAAAATCACGTAATTATGAAGTTGTGGAATTTTTTCAGGAAGTTTTCCTTGCCCTGTTCGCTGGTCATAGGAGCAGTGGGTTATTTGATTTTTGCATACGTTCCTTTCTTGGAACCATTGGGTGATGCGGTCGGACCTCATTTGGTCAGTCTGATGCCGATTGTATTGTTTGCTTTGCTTTATGTTACGTTTTGTAAGATAGAAATAAAGGAAATGAAGCCTAAAGCCTGGCATTTTATATTGCAACTGATTAGAACTTCTTTGGCTTTGATGATGGTGGTACTTATCTTTGAGTTTGGTAACGACTATAATACGAAACTGATACTGGAGGGTGCTTTCATCTGTTTTATTTGTCCTACTGCAGCAGCTGTGGCTGTGGTAACAGAAAAATTGGGTGGGTCTATCGGTTCGCTTACTACCTATACGGTAATAGCCAATATTTTCACGATGGTTATCATCCCTTCTCTTTTCCCGATGGTAGAAAAAGGTGCTGATGTATCCTTTCTTTATATGAGTTTGATGGTGTTTAGGAATGTGACTACGGTTTTGGTGGTGCCATTACTTTTAGCCCTATTGAGCCGCAGGTTCTTGCCGAAGTTTGTGGATAAAGTAAAGAGCGTAAAAGATTTGGGATTTTATATGTGGTGCTTCAATCTGACGATTCTGATGGGCGAGACGGTGCGTAATATCCTTCATGCTACGGTATCCGGTTGGATTCTTGTTCTGCTTCTGATCGTTCCGCTTTTCGTCTGTCTTATCCAGTTTGCCATCGGTAAGGCGGTGGGACGCCATTTTGATGCGAGCATTAGTGCAGGACAGGCTTTAGGTCAGAAGAATACGATAGTGGGTATCTGGCTCACCCTTACTTTCCTGAATCCGTTGGCTGCCGTAGCTCCAGGTGCCTATGTGGTTTGGCAGAATTTAGTGAATGGTTGGCAGTTGTGGTATAAGGAGAAGTATGGTAAACTCAAGTGGTAAAAAAAGCATCTTAAGATACTCGCAAATGTATCTTAAGATGCTTTTTCTATATTTCAGTCTTTGACTTTTCCTGATTTCAGTCAGGCCTTTCCTAATCTTATTCTTGTGTAGGATAAATCAAGTTTTCTTCCTTGATAACGTTCAAGACCTCTTCGAGATATTTCTTGGACTCGTATTTTGCCATAGGCAGGTCGTGGAGCAGATAGTTGCCACAGTCCTTGGCTGCCTGTCCAGGAATCTCGCCTTCGAAGTCTGCGATAAACTTGAAGGTGCGCTTCATCAACTCAACGATATCCTTGCTTTCCAGGTCTCCTTTGATGATGAGGTAATTACCTGTGAGGCAACCCATCGGACCCCAATATACGATGCGGTCTTTCCACTCTTCGTCATTGCGGAGATAGGTGGCAGCGAGGTGCTCAATCGTGTGGATGGCACCGTTGTGGAGACAAGGCTCCTGATTAGGTACTTTCATGCGGATATCGAAAGTAGTGACAACTTCGTTTCCAATTTCGTCCTTACGGCTAACGTATATACCGCGGAGCAACTTGTTATGATTGATAGTAAAACTTGGTATCTTGTTCATAATTTCTAATTTGTCATTTCTCATTTATAATTTCTCCAAGAATGCTTTGGTTACATTGAAAGAACCTTCTGCCATCTTAGCCCAAAAGTCGAAATACTGCTGCGCCTTGGTGTCTTTGAGTGGTACATCACTGATAATACGGAAGGAGATGAAAGGAGTCTTGTATATATGGCAGGTCTGTGCAATAGAACAGCTCTCCATATCGACAGCCATTGCATGAGGAAAGTGCTCCAGGATAGAGCGCATCTTCTCCTTGCTATCTACAAACCACTCTCCACTGACAATCTGTCCTGCATGTATCTTAGGATGGATGTTGTCTGGAAGATGATTGATGGCAAGTGCCTTCTCTACATACTCCTTTGGAGTCTTGAAGGTGGCTGGCATACCCAAAATCTGTCCAAATTCACATTCATCGCCGCAATAAGCGTCATGATATACACACTCTGTTGCCACTACAACCTCAGTAACGTTGAGGTTGATATCTGCTCCACCCGCAACACCGGATGAGATCACCAGGTCTGGATGGTAATTGTCTATCATTTCTACGGCACCGATGGTACTGTTTACCTTGCCGATGCCGCACTGTTGCATGACTACTTCATTGTTGCCAATTTTTCCAATCACGAAATCCTTGTGGTTCTTCTGCTCTGTCTGTGATTCTGTCAATAATGTCTTGAGTTGCGTGAACTCCTTGTCCATCGCAACGATAATTCCTATTTTCATATATTTATTGTAACTTTTTCGATTGAGAATTTGCCGATATTAAAATCGGCTGCAAAGTTACGAAAAATATCTGATAAAACCTTAGAAGTTAACACCAAAGTTGAGTTGCAGTCCTCCATTATGGGATGTGTCGAAGGTATCATGACAGATGTTTGCCAGACCGATATCGTAGGTAAGGTCGGCATAGAACATATCGTATTGCACGCCACAACCCAGACGGAGTCCTCCATCTACCCGGCGGAAGTTATCGTCATTAAATGAGTTTTGAGCTTCTCTCTGTTCGAAGTTTTTAATCTTTCCACCAACTCCTAAAGCGAAATATCCTCCAAAAAATGGTTGGAGCGAGAAGTGTGGATCGATATTGTACTTATATTTCAGTACAAGTGGAATTTCGATGTAGTTGAGGTCGTAGGTCATCTTCTTGTCATTAGCCAAATCTTTCTTGCCGCCTTTCTCTGTATAGAACAAGCCTCCTTCCAAATAAAGAGGCTGGGCATTTGAAAGTGCGACACCTGCCACAACTCCCACGTTGAGACCAGTTTGCCAATTACCACCATCCAGTCTGCTATCATCCGAATTGACGTAAGAGAAAGAAGGACCAATCCTGAATCCGAAGTAGGAGTCAGGGTAATCATTGTAGTGACGGCCGTAGTCGAGATGACCAGTCTGCTTGTTGTAATATCTGCTCTGAGTGTAGTGTTGAGCTGAGGATGGCATTGCGATGAGCAAGAGAGCCATCAGGAGAAATGTAATCTTTTTCATATTTTTCATCAATTTATTAGTTATACCTTATTATATATAAAGAGCTTTTTGTATGATATGAAACTCTTTTTCTGATGCTGCAAAAATACGTATCTTTTCTCATATTGCAATTAGAGAATCCCTAAAAGAAAAGGGAAATTCCCTATTATAATGGGTAATACCATCTTCTACAGATCCATTTCAGGCAAGTCTGAATGCTTCTTAAGTTATTTCTTTAACACTAAAAATAGCAAAAACTACCTTTTTTATTTTGTATTGTCTTCATTTTGCACTATCTTTGCAGTCAAAATATAAACGTTTATAGAAATAATGAAATTTTTGAAGAAGTATCTACTGGATATTCTGGTAGTAATCGTATTTGCAGTTGTCTCCTTTGTTTATTTCATGCCAGCCGACATGGACGGGCGCATCCTGTTCCGTCATGATGCTGCAGCAGGCAAGGGACTGGGACATGAAAAGGAACTTTTCCAGCAACAGACTGGCGAGGTGACCCGTTGGACAAACTCTGTTTTTGGTGGAATGCCAACTTATCAGATGTCACCATCTTATGAGAGTGGCACTGTTTTGCAGCAGGCTGTCAATGCCTATCATCTCTGGTTGCCTGACTATGTGTGGTATGTATTTGCATACCTCTTAGGATTCTATATTCTGTTGAGAGCCTTTAACTTCCGACAGTCATTAGCAGCATTGGGATCTATCATCTGGGCTTTTTCGTCCTATTTCTTCATCATCATTGCTGCCGGACACATCTGGAAAGTGATGGCTTTGGCTTATTTGCCTCCTATGATTGCAGGTGTCGTATTGGCTTATCGTGGTAAATATTTGTGGGGATTGCTCGTTACTGCTATCTTTGCAGCCTTTGAAGTCAATGCCAACCACGTGCAGATGACTTATTATTACCTCTTTATCATCTTCTTTATGCTTCTCGCATTCTTGTGGGATGCCTATAAGAAGAAGGAAATGGCTCGCTTCGGTAAGGCTACTGCGGCTTGTATCGTGGGTGCCGCCATCGGTATATCGCTCAATCTTTCCAACCTGTATCATACTTGGCAGTACGGTCAGGAGTCTATGCGTGGAAAGAGTGAACTGGTGAAGAAAAACGCTGCTAACCAGACCAATAGCGGTTTGGATAGAGACTATATTACCCAGTGGAGTTATGGTATTGACGAGACTTGGACGCTCATGATTCCGGATGCAAAGGGTGGTGCTTCTGTTCCTTTGGCACAGAACACAAAGGCAATGGAAAAAGCGGATCCTAACTTTGTACAGATTTATCAGCAACTCGGACAGTATTGGGGCAACCAGCCTGGAACAAGCGGTCCTGTATATGTAGGCGCTTTCGTCTGTATGCTCTTCATCTTGGGCTTATTCATTGTGAAGGGGCCGATGAAGTGGGCTTTGTTGGCGGCGACCATCCTCAGCGTACTTCTCTCATGGGGTAGAAACTTCATGCCGTTTACGGATTTCTTCTTGGATTACGTTCCGATGTATGCCAAATTCAGGACGGTGGCTTCCATCCTTGTGATTGCTGAGTTTACCATTCCTCTGTTGGCGATGATGGCACTCAAGAAGATCGTGGATGAACCGGAAATATTGACTACCAAGGCCAAACTCGTTTATGCAAGCTTCGGACTGACAGCAGGTTTCTGTCTCCTCTTTGCCTTGGCACCAGGCCTGTTCTTCTCAGATTTCGTGTCTGCACAGGAACTTCAGGCTTTGCAGCAGCTTCCTGCAGAATATCAGGGACCTATCATCAGCAATCTGACTGAAATCAGAAAGGGTATCTTTACTTCCGATTGTTGGCGTTCTTTCTGGGTTATCGTCATTGGCTCAGCCTTCCTCTTCCTTTATAAGATGAAGAAGTTGGGCAAGGAGTTTATGATTGCTGGTATTGCTGTACTCTGTTTGGTAGATATGTGGATGGTCAACAAGCGTTATCTCTATGATGATATGTTCGTGGAGAAGAGCGTGCGTGATACTCCACAGCAAATGACTGAGACCGATAAGATGATCTGCAGAGACAAATCGCTTGATTATCGTGTACTCAATATGGCATCCAATACCTTCAATGAGAACGAAACTTCATATTATCATAAGAGCGTTGGTGGTTATCATCCAGCCAAACTCCGTCGTTATGCGGAGATGATAGAAGCTTATATCTCTCCAGAGATGCAGAAGGCGATGAAGGCTGTAGCTGAGGCTGGTGGTGACATGACGAAGGTGAATGGCGACAGCATATTCCCTGTGCTCAATATGCTCAACACGAAGTACTTCATCATGCCTTTGCAGGGTGGACAGACTGTGCCTGTGCAGAATCTTTATGCCTATGGCAATGCTTGGTTTGTTGATAAGGTAAGCTATGCAGAAAATGCCAATGAGGAGATTGATAAGGTAGGAAAGATCAATTTGCGACATGAAGCTGTAGCTGATGCGAAGTTCAAGCAGCAGCTCGGTGAAAGTGTGCCTCAGGATGATACTTCTATTGTTAAGTTGACTCAATATAAGCCAAATAATCTGACTTATGAGGTTACTTCCAACAAGGGTGGTGTCATCGTGTTCTCTGAAATATATTATCCTGGTTGGACGGCTACGATAGACGGACAGCCTGCAGAATTGGGCAGAGTGAATTATATCTTGCGTGCCCTGAATGTAAAACCGGGAACTCACAAGGTGGTACTTGATTTCCACCCTACATCCCTGAAGACAACAGAGACCATTGCTTATGTAGGCTACGGTGTACTGTTGATTCTCTTGCTCGCAGGTTTATTCTTTGAATGGAAGAAAAATAAAGTAACAGAAAAATAAGCAATATGGACTTTAGAACGGAAGTGAACATAGAAAAGGCTGACTTTGAGATACAGCCTTCTGACAGACTGCTTTTCGTGGGCAGTTGTTTTGCGGATCATCTCGGCAATCGTTTTGTCGAGAATCGCTTCCGTGCCATGGTCAATCCATACGGAGTCATGTACAATCCTACGAGCGTATATCACTCTGTGGACCGGTATCTCAAGGGGGAACCTTGTACCGCAGGTTTGAAGGCTGGTACTGAATATCAGAACCAAGACCGAAAAGTGGATGTGGCTGTCTTTACGCTCGGAACCAATCATGTATATATCCTGAAGGAAACGGGTGAAGTGGTGGATAACTGTCAGAAGCGTCCGCAACGCCTGTTTGAAGAAAAGGAATTGAGTGTGGGTGAATGCGTGGTAGAACTTTTCAAGGCGGTTTTGGCATTGCTCGGTCAAGGAGTCAGGCACATTATCGTGACGGTGAGTCCTATCCGTTACCAGAAATATGGATTCCATGGCAGTCAACTATCCAAGGCCACGCTTCTTTTAGCGGCAGATATACTTTGCCAGCGCTTTCCAGAAGTGGTGCACTATTTCCCTGCCTATGAAATTCTCTGTGACGAACTGAGAGATTATCGCTTTTACAAGGAAGATATGCTTCATCCGAGCGAACTGGCCGTGGAATATATCTGGCAGAAGTTCCAAATGGCTTACTTTGGCAAGACTGCCGAGGACTTTTTAGAGGAATGGAAACCTATCCGTGAAGCCCTTGGACACCGACCTTTCAATCCAGAGAGTGAGGAATACAAGAAGTTTCTTGCCAATGCACAGGAAAAAGAACGGAAATTCATGGAAAAGTACCAGTTGGGGAAATGACATGATTATCACATATAGAATATTTTAAAAAGTAAGATAATGACTTATACTATCGAAAAGGTAACCACACTGATAGGTGCGCGTCGCTATGGAGACAAGGATACGAATATCGGTTTCATATTGACCGATAGCCGTTCACTCTGTTTCCCAGAGGAAACTCTGTTCTTCGCCTTGAAGTCAGAGCGTAATGATGGTCACAACTACATTCCTGAGTTGTATCGTCGTGGTGTTAGAAATTTCGTAGTTACTAATGTTCCTAAAGGATATGCTTCTGACTATCCGGAAGCTAATTTCCTGAAGGTGGTTAATACGCTGGAAGCTCTCCAGCGTCTGGCAGAGCGCCATCGTGATGAATTTAATATTCCTATCGTGGGCATTACTGGTTCCAATGGTAAGACTATGGTCAAGGAATGGCTTCATCAGTTGCTTTCTCCAAATATGTTTGTCACCCGCAGTCCGCGCAGCTACAATTCTCAGATAGGTGTGCCTTTGTCTGTCTGGTTGATGAACGAGCAGACTGAGGTTGGTGTCTTTGAAGCTGGTATCAGTCAGCCTGGCGAGATGCTTGCTCTTCGTGACATCATTCAGCCAACGATAGCCGTGCTTACTTATTTGGGTTCTGCGCATCAGGAGAATTTCGAGTCTTTGGAGGCTAAGTGTCGTGAGAAGATCATTCTTTTCCATGATGCAGAAACGATCGTCTATAATGGTGATGATGAAATTGTTGCCAGGGTGGTAGGCGAATATCATGATTACAAGGGTGAAAAACTGTATTGGTCCTTGAAGGATTCTGCTGCTCCTTTCTATGTGAAAAATATAGAGAAAAAGGGTAATCTGTCTATTATTACCTATATATATAAAGGTGAAGAGGATAGCTATTCTCTACCTTTTATTGATGAGGCTTCTGTCACCAATTCTATTATAGCGGCAGTTGTTTCCCGTAAGTTGGGGTTGACTGCAGAGGAAGTGGATAAGCGTATGTCACTTCTTGAACCGGTAGCTATGCGATTGGAAGTCAAGGAAGGACAGCATGGTTGCACTTTGATCAATGACAGTTACAACTCAGACATCAATTCACTCGATATAGCTCTCGACTTTATGAGTCGCCGCCCAGATCATAAGGGTCGCCGTCATACGTTGATACTCAGTGATATCTTCCAGAGCGGTGAAAATCCTAAGGACTTGTACAAAGAGGTCTCTGACTTATGCCGTAAGCGTGGTGTGGTCAAATTCATCGGTGTCGGTCCGCAGTTGTATGAACAGAGTGATGAGATTCAGATTTCAGAGAAATTCTTCTTCCGTAATATTGAGGACTTTATCAAGAGTGAGGTGTTCGCTTCCTTGCGCGATGAGGTCATCCTGCTGAAGGGTGCCCGTCAGTTTGGCTTTGACCAGTTGACTGAATTACTCGTGAAAAAGGTGCATGAAACCACATTGGAGGTAAATCTGAATGCAGTAGTGGCCAATCTGAACTATTACCGTTCGTTCATGAAACCAGAGACCAAGTTGGTATGCATGATCAAGGCGGATGGTTATGGAGCCGGAGCGGTAGAAATCGCCAAGACATTGCAGGATCATCGTGTGGATTATCTTGCCGTAGCAGTAGCCGATGAAGGTGTTACGCTTCGCAAGAATGGTATTACGAGCAATATCATGATTATGAATCCGGAGATGACAGCCTTCAAGACCATGTTCGACTATGATTTGGAACCAGAGGTTTATTCTTTCCGTATTCTGGACGCACTGATCAAGGCTGCAGAGAAAGAAGGTGTTACTGGTTTCCCTGTACATATCAAGTTGGATA
This is a stretch of genomic DNA from Segatella hominis. It encodes these proteins:
- a CDS encoding porin family protein, producing the protein MKKITFLLMALLLIAMPSSAQHYTQSRYYNKQTGHLDYGRHYNDYPDSYFGFRIGPSFSYVNSDDSRLDGGNWQTGLNVGVVAGVALSNAQPLYLEGGLFYTEKGGKKDLANDKKMTYDLNYIEIPLVLKYKYNIDPHFSLQPFFGGYFALGVGGKIKNFEQREAQNSFNDDNFRRVDGGLRLGCGVQYDMFYADLTYDIGLANICHDTFDTSHNGGLQLNFGVNF
- a CDS encoding bifunctional UDP-N-acetylmuramoyl-tripeptide:D-alanyl-D-alanine ligase/alanine racemase, which gives rise to MTYTIEKVTTLIGARRYGDKDTNIGFILTDSRSLCFPEETLFFALKSERNDGHNYIPELYRRGVRNFVVTNVPKGYASDYPEANFLKVVNTLEALQRLAERHRDEFNIPIVGITGSNGKTMVKEWLHQLLSPNMFVTRSPRSYNSQIGVPLSVWLMNEQTEVGVFEAGISQPGEMLALRDIIQPTIAVLTYLGSAHQENFESLEAKCREKIILFHDAETIVYNGDDEIVARVVGEYHDYKGEKLYWSLKDSAAPFYVKNIEKKGNLSIITYIYKGEEDSYSLPFIDEASVTNSIIAAVVSRKLGLTAEEVDKRMSLLEPVAMRLEVKEGQHGCTLINDSYNSDINSLDIALDFMSRRPDHKGRRHTLILSDIFQSGENPKDLYKEVSDLCRKRGVVKFIGVGPQLYEQSDEIQISEKFFFRNIEDFIKSEVFASLRDEVILLKGARQFGFDQLTELLVKKVHETTLEVNLNAVVANLNYYRSFMKPETKLVCMIKADGYGAGAVEIAKTLQDHRVDYLAVAVADEGVTLRKNGITSNIMIMNPEMTAFKTMFDYDLEPEVYSFRILDALIKAAEKEGVTGFPVHIKLDTGMHRLGFDPENDMEELIARLKHQNAIIPRSVFSHFVGSDDDSFDAFSAQQFALFDKGSKQLQAAFDHKILRHICNSAGIEHFPDRQLDMCRLGLGLYGINSRNNKTINCVSTLKTTILQMHHIKAGESIGYSRRTILDKDSVIAAIPIGYADGLNRHLGNRHAYCLVNGQKAEYVGNICMDVAMIDVTGIDCKEGDSVEIFGEQLPVQTLSDILDTIPYEVLTTISNRVKRVYYQD
- a CDS encoding transporter, which encodes MKLWNFFRKFSLPCSLVIGAVGYLIFAYVPFLEPLGDAVGPHLVSLMPIVLFALLYVTFCKIEIKEMKPKAWHFILQLIRTSLALMMVVLIFEFGNDYNTKLILEGAFICFICPTAAAVAVVTEKLGGSIGSLTTYTVIANIFTMVIIPSLFPMVEKGADVSFLYMSLMVFRNVTTVLVVPLLLALLSRRFLPKFVDKVKSVKDLGFYMWCFNLTILMGETVRNILHATVSGWILVLLLIVPLFVCLIQFAIGKAVGRHFDASISAGQALGQKNTIVGIWLTLTFLNPLAAVAPGAYVVWQNLVNGWQLWYKEKYGKLKW
- a CDS encoding GSCFA domain-containing protein, with the protein product MDFRTEVNIEKADFEIQPSDRLLFVGSCFADHLGNRFVENRFRAMVNPYGVMYNPTSVYHSVDRYLKGEPCTAGLKAGTEYQNQDRKVDVAVFTLGTNHVYILKETGEVVDNCQKRPQRLFEEKELSVGECVVELFKAVLALLGQGVRHIIVTVSPIRYQKYGFHGSQLSKATLLLAADILCQRFPEVVHYFPAYEILCDELRDYRFYKEDMLHPSELAVEYIWQKFQMAYFGKTAEDFLEEWKPIREALGHRPFNPESEEYKKFLANAQEKERKFMEKYQLGK
- a CDS encoding YfhO family protein; translated protein: MKFLKKYLLDILVVIVFAVVSFVYFMPADMDGRILFRHDAAAGKGLGHEKELFQQQTGEVTRWTNSVFGGMPTYQMSPSYESGTVLQQAVNAYHLWLPDYVWYVFAYLLGFYILLRAFNFRQSLAALGSIIWAFSSYFFIIIAAGHIWKVMALAYLPPMIAGVVLAYRGKYLWGLLVTAIFAAFEVNANHVQMTYYYLFIIFFMLLAFLWDAYKKKEMARFGKATAACIVGAAIGISLNLSNLYHTWQYGQESMRGKSELVKKNAANQTNSGLDRDYITQWSYGIDETWTLMIPDAKGGASVPLAQNTKAMEKADPNFVQIYQQLGQYWGNQPGTSGPVYVGAFVCMLFILGLFIVKGPMKWALLAATILSVLLSWGRNFMPFTDFFLDYVPMYAKFRTVASILVIAEFTIPLLAMMALKKIVDEPEILTTKAKLVYASFGLTAGFCLLFALAPGLFFSDFVSAQELQALQQLPAEYQGPIISNLTEIRKGIFTSDCWRSFWVIVIGSAFLFLYKMKKLGKEFMIAGIAVLCLVDMWMVNKRYLYDDMFVEKSVRDTPQQMTETDKMICRDKSLDYRVLNMASNTFNENETSYYHKSVGGYHPAKLRRYAEMIEAYISPEMQKAMKAVAEAGGDMTKVNGDSIFPVLNMLNTKYFIMPLQGGQTVPVQNLYAYGNAWFVDKVSYAENANEEIDKVGKINLRHEAVADAKFKQQLGESVPQDDTSIVKLTQYKPNNLTYEVTSNKGGVIVFSEIYYPGWTATIDGQPAELGRVNYILRALNVKPGTHKVVLDFHPTSLKTTETIAYVGYGVLLILLLAGLFFEWKKNKVTEK
- a CDS encoding 5'-methylthioadenosine/adenosylhomocysteine nucleosidase, with the translated sequence MKIGIIVAMDKEFTQLKTLLTESQTEQKNHKDFVIGKIGNNEVVMQQCGIGKVNSTIGAVEMIDNYHPDLVISSGVAGGADINLNVTEVVVATECVYHDAYCGDECEFGQILGMPATFKTPKEYVEKALAINHLPDNIHPKIHAGQIVSGEWFVDSKEKMRSILEHFPHAMAVDMESCSIAQTCHIYKTPFISFRIISDVPLKDTKAQQYFDFWAKMAEGSFNVTKAFLEKL
- a CDS encoding S-ribosylhomocysteine lyase; its protein translation is MNKIPSFTINHNKLLRGIYVSRKDEIGNEVVTTFDIRMKVPNQEPCLHNGAIHTIEHLAATYLRNDEEWKDRIVYWGPMGCLTGNYLIIKGDLESKDIVELMKRTFKFIADFEGEIPGQAAKDCGNYLLHDLPMAKYESKKYLEEVLNVIKEENLIYPTQE